From the genome of Scytonema hofmannii PCC 7110, one region includes:
- the cutA gene encoding divalent-cation tolerance protein CutA, translating into MNESVKYGVVLVTASSVEEAETIANALVEAKLAACVSIMPIHSIYIWQGQKHKEQEWQLLIKTDLGKFPIVEAKIRELHSYQVPEIIALSVVAGSQPYLQWISEQVG; encoded by the coding sequence ATGAATGAATCCGTTAAATACGGTGTAGTGTTAGTAACAGCTTCTTCCGTGGAAGAGGCAGAAACAATAGCAAATGCCCTTGTGGAGGCTAAGCTAGCTGCTTGTGTGAGTATCATGCCAATCCACTCTATTTACATTTGGCAAGGACAAAAACACAAAGAGCAAGAATGGCAGTTATTGATTAAAACTGACTTAGGAAAATTTCCTATAGTGGAAGCAAAAATTCGCGAACTACACTCCTACCAAGTTCCAGAAATTATTGCGCTATCTGTAGTTGCTGGTTCTCAACCTTATCTTCAGTGGATTTCTGAGCAAGTAGGTTGA
- a CDS encoding group I intron-associated PD-(D/E)XK endonuclease produces MLHHTKNKADIAAAKAVADLTVKGYSVFTPVVCEHLAFDLIAYKQGKCYRVQAKFAAHNTVKNKTSWVDKNGCHEKKYQADDFDFYALYFPDIDKVIYPAIKFGGCCIRTTLPKSPKPFYWWEDFTDFTEDATKRTYKEFGVDLTTRKVNTEARINRRKVPRPSKEELEKLVWEKPTSQIAKDFGLSDKAIEKWCKGYGIEKPPRGYWVQIKASM; encoded by the coding sequence TTGCTACATCATACAAAAAATAAAGCTGATATTGCAGCTGCTAAAGCGGTCGCGGACTTAACAGTCAAGGGATACTCAGTTTTTACACCTGTTGTTTGCGAACATCTAGCCTTCGATCTAATTGCGTACAAACAAGGTAAATGTTACAGGGTACAAGCTAAGTTTGCTGCTCATAACACAGTAAAAAATAAAACGAGTTGGGTCGATAAAAACGGATGTCATGAAAAAAAGTACCAAGCAGATGACTTTGACTTCTATGCTCTTTACTTTCCAGACATAGATAAAGTTATTTATCCAGCCATTAAGTTTGGCGGTTGTTGTATCAGAACAACACTGCCAAAGTCGCCCAAGCCTTTCTACTGGTGGGAAGACTTTACAGATTTTACAGAAGATGCAACCAAGCGAACTTACAAAGAATTTGGAGTTGATTTAACAACCAGAAAAGTTAACACGGAAGCAAGAATCAACAGGCGCAAAGTACCAAGACCCAGCAAAGAAGAATTAGAAAAACTGGTGTGGGAAAAGCCGACAAGCCAAATTGCAAAGGATTTTGGTTTATCTGATAAAGCAATAGAAAAATGGTGCAAAGGATACGGTATCGAAAAACCACCCAGAGGCTACTGGGTACAGATCAAAGCATCTATGTAA
- a CDS encoding Npun_F0813 family protein, which yields MFILKRQDVEISTIQHPKREQQVPILYYQGQTFRLISVFKASQEEEAKALWRDLTDNRGKACVLLEEPDRYSVWGKVRVEQIGSDTGSSSKMGIFTLASLVLLQSVFIDIEDFLGSKQATLFQKSVAEVMQQWQFPLVSSPETFKNLLTMDLQELAQLPSWQEHHVITFLQELHRLAKASFGNTNFAHQVGERLQEMPEGERALFISWLNQSPLSKLWH from the coding sequence ATGTTTATTTTGAAACGGCAGGATGTAGAAATATCTACCATTCAGCACCCAAAGCGAGAACAGCAGGTGCCAATCCTCTATTATCAGGGGCAAACCTTTCGGTTAATCAGTGTCTTCAAAGCTAGCCAAGAAGAAGAGGCTAAAGCTTTGTGGAGAGATTTAACCGATAACCGAGGCAAAGCCTGCGTTCTACTAGAGGAACCCGATCGCTACAGCGTTTGGGGTAAAGTTCGTGTAGAGCAGATAGGTAGTGACACGGGGAGTAGTAGCAAGATGGGAATTTTTACCCTTGCCAGTCTTGTGCTGCTGCAATCTGTGTTCATCGACATAGAAGACTTTTTAGGTTCAAAACAAGCAACATTATTTCAAAAAAGTGTTGCCGAAGTCATGCAGCAATGGCAGTTTCCTCTGGTATCCTCACCAGAGACTTTCAAAAATCTGCTGACTATGGACTTACAAGAGCTAGCCCAACTGCCAAGTTGGCAAGAACATCATGTGATTACGTTTTTGCAAGAATTGCATCGATTGGCAAAGGCATCTTTTGGCAATACCAACTTTGCCCATCAAGTGGGCGAGAGGTTACAAGAGATGCCAGAAGGCGAGCGAGCGCTTTTTATCAGTTGGCTAAATCAATCTCCCTTGAGTAAACTATGGCATTAA
- a CDS encoding nitrate ABC transporter ATP-binding protein (This model describes the ATP binding subunits of ATP-binding cassette (ABC) transporters for nitrate transport, or for bicarbonate transport, in bacteria and archaea.): MTKTSTQPLAIPTRPQPFLVMENVSKVYPTPKGPFVVLEDVNLTVNQGEFICVIGHSGCGKSTLLNMVAGFTKPTGGSVLLNSKPITQPGPDRMMVFQNYALLPWLTAFENIYLALNAVFPNKPKAQKSTIAREHLALVGLTEAADKKPTQLSGGMKQRVAIARALAIRPQVLILDEPFGALDAITKEELQEELLKIWNERRCTVLMITHDIDEALFLADRLIMMTNGPAANIGEILNIPFPRPRDRARIMEDPKYYQLRNYALDYLFRRFAHDE; this comes from the coding sequence ATGACCAAAACATCTACACAGCCTCTTGCTATTCCTACCCGTCCCCAACCTTTCTTGGTGATGGAAAACGTTTCTAAAGTCTATCCCACACCAAAGGGTCCTTTCGTAGTACTAGAAGATGTTAACCTCACCGTAAATCAGGGCGAGTTTATCTGCGTGATAGGTCACTCCGGTTGTGGTAAATCAACTTTACTGAACATGGTTGCAGGTTTTACTAAGCCTACTGGTGGCTCGGTGCTGCTGAACTCCAAGCCCATCACTCAACCGGGACCAGATAGGATGATGGTTTTCCAAAACTATGCTTTGTTACCTTGGCTCACTGCATTTGAAAATATTTACTTGGCACTTAATGCTGTTTTTCCTAACAAGCCAAAAGCACAGAAATCAACGATCGCACGGGAACATCTAGCATTGGTGGGACTAACAGAAGCTGCTGACAAAAAACCAACACAACTTTCCGGGGGGATGAAACAACGGGTTGCGATCGCAAGAGCTTTGGCAATTCGTCCTCAAGTGCTCATTTTAGATGAACCATTTGGGGCATTAGATGCTATCACCAAAGAAGAATTACAGGAAGAATTGCTGAAAATTTGGAACGAACGGCGATGCACGGTACTGATGATTACTCATGATATTGATGAAGCGTTGTTCCTTGCAGATCGCTTGATTATGATGACGAATGGACCTGCAGCAAATATTGGTGAAATCTTAAATATTCCTTTCCCCCGTCCACGCGATCGTGCTCGAATTATGGAAGATCCAAAATACTATCAACTTCGCAACTACGCTCTTGATTACCTGTTTCGTCGTTTTGCTCATGATGAGTAA
- a CDS encoding ADP-ribosylglycohydrolase family protein — MTSKVLSGLMGVCVGDALGVPVEFTTRAERSRSPVTSMQGYGTWDVPAGTWSDDSSLTFCLAECLCDGFSLDAIAQSFWRWYNDNHWTARGEVFDIGNTTFLAITNFKQGALPLEAGEKSERSNGNGSLMRILPMAYCYKILTFSELISRTHQVSCITHAHLRSQMACGIYISIAVGLLEGADPNTAYQQGLKNIEGIYSDTKYASERSHFARVMSGEIAQLSEESINSSGYVIDTLEASLWCLLNSSSYAEAVLKAVNLGGDTDTTAAVTGGLAGIYYGVENIPEEWTEQIARKYDIINLAIRLASVVCY; from the coding sequence ATGACTTCAAAAGTTTTATCTGGACTCATGGGAGTATGCGTAGGGGATGCTTTGGGTGTTCCAGTAGAATTTACTACCCGTGCAGAACGATCGCGATCGCCGGTCACATCAATGCAGGGTTACGGAACTTGGGATGTACCAGCAGGCACATGGTCTGATGACAGTTCCCTGACATTTTGCTTGGCTGAGTGTCTTTGTGATGGGTTTTCACTGGATGCGATCGCCCAGTCATTTTGGCGCTGGTATAACGATAATCACTGGACAGCACGTGGCGAAGTCTTTGACATAGGCAATACAACATTTCTTGCCATTACGAATTTCAAACAAGGAGCACTACCTTTAGAAGCAGGAGAAAAGAGTGAAAGAAGTAATGGAAATGGCTCCTTAATGAGAATTTTGCCTATGGCTTACTGTTACAAAATATTAACTTTTTCAGAACTTATTTCTCGAACACATCAAGTTTCTTGCATCACTCACGCTCATCTCAGGTCACAAATGGCTTGCGGGATTTATATTAGTATTGCAGTTGGTCTTTTAGAAGGAGCCGATCCAAACACAGCTTATCAACAAGGATTAAAAAACATAGAAGGTATTTACTCAGATACCAAGTACGCTTCAGAGAGATCGCATTTTGCCAGAGTCATGAGTGGTGAAATTGCTCAGTTATCAGAAGAGAGCATTAATTCAAGTGGGTATGTAATCGATACATTAGAAGCATCACTTTGGTGTTTGCTGAATAGTTCATCTTATGCTGAAGCAGTATTAAAAGCTGTCAATTTAGGTGGAGATACAGATACAACTGCTGCTGTTACAGGAGGATTGGCAGGCATTTATTATGGAGTAGAAAATATTCCAGAAGAATGGACTGAGCAGATTGCTCGGAAATACGACATTATTAATTTGGCAATTCGTTTAGCATCTGTTGTTTGTTACTAA
- a CDS encoding M16 family metallopeptidase codes for MSFLSKLRPSILILFSLFLSGVLWVNDFSVAAIQTEVAPVSGLSLTQGVRKTVLDNGLTVLTKEVHTSPVVSVQVWYRVGSRNEQAGENGISHQLEHLMFKGTTDRPVQFGRLLSALGSQFNAFTSYDETAYFSTVQSDKLDALLTLEADRMESALIKSDQLTSEKRVVISELQGYENSPGYRLNRAVMRAAFPKRAYGLPVGGTKADVEKFTLEQVRNYYQTYYSPDNATLVVTGDFDTQAVLKSVQQSFGKLPKRGRGDKPIQNSKFKIQNPESRSTYRTLSSSPVASRQSPIVLKEPGSAALLQAVYPLPDANHPDVAAIDVMDAILTGGRSSRLYQALVEAGLASSVSASPAELIEPGWYEINVTAVPGQQLSKISQVLQLSLKELQQKQVANDELNRAKTQLQAAFVLNNQDITSLATQLGYSETVSGDYLYIKRYLEAIGKVSAADVQRVAKTYLNPAQQTIGFFEPTLRDGKSGEKSASSGRTVENFSPGKPVDPAELAKYLPAAKSTSVSTKQPIPEQLIFKNGLQVILLPDRSVPTVNLSGQIQAGSVFDTNQKAGLANLVASNLMNGTQIKDALTLAKTLEDRGASLGFQATREGVNISGNGLSANLPVLIDTLADVVQNANFPNSQLELSRQRSLTSLKVQLDDPRGLGRRVFQQTIYPDNHPFHSFPTEQSLKSITRDDLLRFYQEHYRPDTMTIALVGDFEQTQVKALLNKAFGEWKSEGNPPTLNLASVSLPQKTTQLNPLIPGKAEDVTYIGYNSISRKDPRYYTALVLNEILGGDTLSSRLGTEVRDRQGLTYGIYSVFAAGVNPGPFLIQMQTAPGDTQKAIASAVALLKQLREQGITEAELNAAKRSITNSYPVELANPSNVADVILGNAIYGLSPAEIREYPKRIEAVTIAQVQQVIQELIHPDKLVIVTAGPGA; via the coding sequence ATGTCTTTTCTATCCAAGCTACGTCCATCTATTCTTATTCTCTTCAGCCTCTTCTTAAGTGGAGTGCTGTGGGTAAATGATTTTTCTGTTGCTGCTATCCAGACAGAAGTTGCACCTGTTTCTGGTCTTTCCCTCACCCAAGGAGTGCGAAAAACTGTTCTGGATAATGGTTTAACCGTACTTACCAAGGAAGTTCACACTTCCCCAGTGGTGAGCGTACAAGTATGGTATCGAGTTGGTTCGCGCAACGAGCAAGCAGGAGAGAATGGCATTTCTCACCAGCTAGAGCATTTGATGTTTAAAGGAACTACTGACCGTCCGGTACAGTTTGGTCGGTTGTTGAGTGCTTTGGGTAGCCAGTTCAATGCTTTTACCAGTTATGACGAAACGGCTTATTTTAGTACAGTACAGAGCGATAAACTGGATGCACTGCTGACTCTAGAAGCAGACCGTATGGAAAGCGCTTTGATTAAATCTGACCAACTCACAAGCGAGAAACGCGTTGTTATTTCAGAGTTGCAGGGCTATGAAAATTCTCCAGGGTATCGTCTCAATCGTGCTGTCATGCGAGCTGCATTTCCGAAACGGGCTTACGGTTTACCTGTGGGAGGTACGAAAGCCGATGTAGAAAAATTTACTTTGGAGCAAGTCCGCAATTACTACCAAACATACTACAGCCCTGACAATGCAACGCTAGTCGTTACCGGAGATTTTGATACTCAAGCCGTTCTCAAATCCGTTCAACAAAGCTTTGGGAAACTACCGAAACGAGGACGAGGAGACAAACCAATTCAAAATTCAAAGTTCAAAATTCAAAATCCGGAATCTCGGTCTACCTACCGCACACTTTCATCTTCCCCAGTCGCCAGTCGCCAGTCGCCAATTGTTCTAAAAGAGCCTGGTAGTGCAGCACTGTTACAAGCTGTATATCCTTTACCTGATGCCAACCATCCAGATGTAGCTGCCATTGATGTAATGGATGCTATCCTGACTGGTGGACGCAGTTCTAGACTTTACCAAGCTTTGGTGGAAGCTGGTTTGGCTAGTTCGGTGAGTGCGAGTCCTGCAGAACTGATTGAACCTGGTTGGTATGAAATTAACGTGACAGCAGTTCCAGGTCAACAACTTTCTAAAATTTCTCAAGTTCTACAACTGTCTTTAAAAGAACTTCAACAAAAACAGGTTGCTAATGATGAGTTGAACCGGGCAAAAACACAACTCCAAGCTGCTTTTGTTTTAAACAACCAAGATATTACAAGCCTTGCAACTCAATTAGGATACAGTGAAACTGTGTCTGGTGATTATCTTTACATCAAGCGGTATCTTGAGGCAATAGGCAAAGTTTCAGCCGCCGATGTACAGCGAGTCGCAAAAACTTACCTGAATCCGGCTCAACAAACTATCGGCTTTTTTGAACCAACTCTTCGTGATGGTAAATCAGGAGAAAAGAGTGCTAGTTCTGGTCGCACTGTGGAAAACTTCAGTCCTGGTAAACCTGTAGATCCAGCTGAACTTGCGAAATACCTTCCTGCTGCTAAATCAACGAGTGTTTCTACGAAGCAACCAATACCAGAACAATTGATCTTTAAAAATGGTTTGCAAGTTATCTTACTTCCCGATCGCAGTGTTCCTACAGTTAACCTGAGCGGACAAATTCAAGCGGGTAGTGTATTTGACACCAATCAAAAAGCAGGATTGGCTAATCTAGTTGCTTCCAACCTCATGAATGGAACCCAAATTAAGGATGCTTTAACTCTGGCAAAAACTTTGGAAGATCGAGGAGCTAGTTTGGGATTTCAGGCGACTCGTGAAGGGGTTAATATTAGTGGAAATGGCTTGTCTGCTAATTTACCAGTTTTAATTGATACTTTGGCTGATGTCGTGCAAAATGCTAATTTTCCCAACTCTCAACTCGAACTCAGCCGTCAGCGATCGCTTACCAGTTTAAAAGTCCAGTTAGACGATCCTCGTGGGTTGGGAAGACGGGTATTTCAGCAAACGATTTATCCAGATAATCACCCTTTCCATAGCTTCCCCACAGAACAGAGTTTGAAAAGTATTACTCGTGACGATCTTTTGCGCTTCTACCAAGAGCACTACCGTCCAGATACAATGACCATTGCTCTGGTTGGTGATTTTGAGCAAACTCAAGTCAAAGCTTTGCTAAATAAAGCTTTTGGTGAATGGAAATCTGAGGGTAACCCACCAACGCTCAACTTAGCTTCAGTATCATTGCCACAGAAGACAACACAACTAAACCCTTTGATTCCCGGTAAGGCAGAAGATGTCACTTACATTGGCTACAACAGTATATCTCGGAAAGATCCCCGTTATTATACTGCTTTAGTACTGAATGAAATTTTGGGTGGCGATACTTTGTCCAGCAGATTGGGTACTGAAGTCCGCGATCGTCAAGGTCTTACCTACGGTATTTACAGCGTTTTTGCTGCTGGTGTTAACCCTGGTCCGTTTTTAATCCAAATGCAAACGGCTCCAGGAGATACTCAAAAAGCAATAGCCAGCGCAGTAGCTTTGCTTAAGCAATTGCGAGAGCAGGGAATTACAGAAGCTGAGTTAAATGCTGCAAAACGCTCAATTACAAACAGTTACCCTGTAGAACTGGCAAATCCAAGTAACGTAGCGGATGTGATTTTGGGCAATGCCATTTACGGTTTGTCTCCTGCAGAAATCCGGGAGTATCCCAAGCGCATTGAAGCAGTTACTATCGCTCAAGTGCAACAGGTGATTCAGGAGTTAATTCATCCAGATAAGTTGGTGATTGTTACTGCAGGACCGGGAGCGTGA
- a CDS encoding primase, translating into MRKLTESDKQEILKLYRETAETTSTLAERYDVSNSTISRLLKSTLPEDEYEYLVSLKRAARTPEGRAQVSYDNLPVFAHDEQEEQEEEQIATPVVAQKVVEVQPQEELETEKKPKPRKVVEPTSTKSKRESPKVVEPTPIKSKRESPKVVEPVSTKNRRVKRRSSLSEEEQEQLTLPVMEEPIAEQLELLEQKSPEITNIPSPLEENTHPQTNVIAEMFGEDLLDESDDLDDLDDDDEDYDDDDDDEDFEERPRLVARTSKSDSVRVLPLSAAALPKTCYLVIDRSSELITRPLRDFGDLGQIPNLETQQRTLPVFDNHRVAKRFSTKRDRVIKIPDSKMLHKARYHLHAKGITRLLIDGQVYSLSSTTV; encoded by the coding sequence GTGAGAAAACTAACAGAATCAGACAAACAAGAAATTCTAAAGTTATATCGTGAAACTGCTGAAACAACCTCGACTTTGGCAGAACGTTACGATGTGAGTAATTCCACGATTAGCCGCTTGCTAAAAAGCACTTTGCCAGAAGACGAGTACGAATACCTTGTTTCTTTAAAACGTGCTGCTAGAACTCCTGAAGGCAGGGCACAAGTTAGCTATGACAATCTACCCGTGTTTGCTCACGACGAACAAGAAGAACAAGAGGAAGAACAAATAGCAACTCCCGTTGTTGCTCAGAAAGTTGTAGAGGTTCAACCACAAGAAGAACTAGAAACAGAGAAAAAACCCAAACCTCGGAAAGTCGTTGAGCCAACATCCACTAAGAGCAAACGCGAATCTCCGAAAGTTGTTGAGCCAACACCCATTAAGAGCAAACGCGAATCTCCGAAAGTTGTTGAGCCAGTATCTACTAAGAATAGACGAGTGAAGCGACGCTCCTCACTATCTGAAGAAGAGCAAGAGCAACTCACTTTACCAGTTATGGAGGAACCAATCGCCGAACAATTGGAATTGTTAGAACAAAAATCACCTGAAATCACAAACATTCCCAGCCCATTGGAAGAAAACACCCATCCACAAACAAACGTGATAGCGGAAATGTTTGGTGAGGACTTGCTAGACGAGTCAGATGATTTGGATGATTTAGACGATGATGACGAAGACTATGACGACGATGATGACGATGAAGATTTTGAAGAAAGACCACGGCTAGTAGCAAGAACAAGTAAGAGTGATTCTGTTCGAGTTCTACCACTGTCAGCCGCAGCTTTACCAAAAACGTGCTATCTCGTCATAGATCGTTCCTCGGAATTAATTACCCGACCACTGAGAGATTTTGGAGATTTAGGACAAATTCCTAACTTGGAAACCCAGCAAAGAACTCTACCCGTGTTTGATAACCATCGAGTTGCCAAACGCTTTTCCACCAAACGCGATCGCGTGATTAAAATCCCTGATAGTAAAATGTTACATAAAGCACGCTATCACCTGCATGCCAAGGGAATCACTCGACTGTTAATTGATGGTCAAGTTTATTCTTTGTCATCGACTACGGTTTAG